Proteins encoded in a region of the Elaeis guineensis isolate ETL-2024a chromosome 7, EG11, whole genome shotgun sequence genome:
- the LOC140859222 gene encoding uncharacterized protein, with protein sequence MRFRFWLNNGDRMYLLGNAGSFIRKYNLECGDFVALYQDESKIIQYICCRKRNEPLPLSMIIGEVVYNNHMVRQTNKHPEQEQSRGGSSNGSNTTNAPTITEYGDPISTEITEPSSTRDGLCIDAQVNINYCDLSEFDEFPDLDKYRLYAPIEMESSAPMVTEITESSSARNGLSIDTQLKDINDCSFPEFEEFPDFEEQRSAPIAMEGSAPTMTEITEPSSGRNGLCVDTQLEISNSCHLSEFKEFSDYFDEYGHSAPTMESNDPTMTEFTGASSPRDGSHIYTQMDQNNDCDLLEFAQFPGFDEYKLSAPSVMEGSNPCMSKTTESSSARDGLNTELENIKDCDISETEIQGFDEHGLSIYDLRPGDKDDIMPLN encoded by the exons ATGAGATTCAG attttggttGAATAACGGTGATCGAATGTATCTCCTTGGAAATGCTG GGAGCTTCATTAGAAAGTATAATCTTGAATGTGGAGATTTTGTTGCCCTTTATCAAGATGAGAGCAAAATCATT CAGTACATATGTTGTAGAAAAAGAAATGAACCACTTCCACTCAGCATGATTATAGGAGAAGTGGTGTACAACAACCATATGGTAAGGCAGACCAATAAGCATCCAGAACAAGAGCAAAGCAGAGGAGGTTCTTCCAATGGTAGTAACACCACCAATGCTCCAACTATAACAGAGTATGGTGATCCCATTTCAACAGAAATCACAGAGCCATCATCTACAAGAGATGGTTTATGCATTGATGCTCAAGTAAACATCAATTATTGTGACCTCTCAGAATTTGATGAATTCCCAGACCTTGATAAGTATAGACTGTATGCTCCCATTGAAATGGAAAGCAGTGCTCCTATGGTGACTGAAATCACAGAGTCATCATCCGCAAGAAATGGCTTATCCATTGACACTCAATTGAAAGATATCAATGATTGCAGCTTTCCAGAATTTGAGGAATTCCCAGATTTTGAAGAGCAGAGATCTGCCCCCATTGCGATGGAAGGTAGTGCTCCTACCATGACTGAAATCACTGAGCCATCATCTGGAAGAAATGGTTTATGCGTCGATACTCAATTGGAAATCAGCAACAGTTGCCACCTTTCAGAATTCAAGGAATTCTCAGATTATTTTGATGAGTATGGACATTCTGCTCCCACCATGGAAAGCAATGATCCCACCATGACTGAGTTCACTGGGGCATCATCTCCAAGAGATGGCTCACACATTTACACTCAAATGGATCAAAACAATGACTGCGACCTCCTAGAATTTGCACAATTCCCAGGCTTTGATGAATACAAACTGTCTGCTCCCTCTGTGATGGAAGGCAGCAACCCCTGCATGTCTAAAACCACAGAATCATCATCCGCAAGAGATGGCTTAAACACTGAACTCGAAAATATTAAAGACTGCGACATTTCAGAAACTGAGATCCAAGGCTTTGATGAGCATGGACTGTCTATCTATGATCTAAGACCAGGAGACAAAGATGATATTATGCCTCTTAATTAG